From the Bacillus sp. FJAT-22090 genome, the window AAGTCTACTACACCTGATGTTATACCTGTAGAAGTTTCAGAAGAGGATACTGCTGTAATTTTATATACTTCAGGGACAACAGGTCATCCAAAAGGGGCAATGCTTACATATAAAAATATTTATTCTAATGCACGAGATGTAGCGGAGTATTTAAGTATTAATACGGATGACCGTGTCATTACAACTCTTCCTGTATTCCATGTATTTGCGCTTACGGTTGTCGTTAATGCTCCATTATTAGTTGGAGCCACATTATTATTAGTTCCTAAATTTAGTCCACAAGATGTATTTAAAATTGGCAAAGAGCATAAGGCAACAATTTTTGCTGGAGTTCCGACAATGTTCAATTTCTTGTATCAATATCCAGAAGGAGATGTAGAAGATTTTTCAACGATTCGTTTAGCAATTTCTGGTGGTTCTTCATTACCAGTTGCATTACTACATAACTTCGAGGAAAAATTTAACGTGCGTATTTCAGAAGGCTACGGATTATCGGAGGCCTCCCCAGTAACATGCTTCAATCCGATTGACCGTGAACGTAAGCCAGGATCCATTGGAACAAATATTGTCAATGTGGAGAATAAAGTAGTAAACGAGCTTGGAGAAGAGGTACCTGTAGGCGAAGTAGGAGAACTAATCGTTAAAGGTCCAAACGTCATGAAGGGCTATTATAAAATGCCTGAAGAAACGGAAAACGCTATTCGAAATGGTTGGTTGTATACAGGAGACCTTGCAAGACAAGACGAGGAAGGTTACTTCTACATAGTCGATCGCAAGAAAGATATGATTATAGTAGGAGGATACAATGTTTACCCACGTGAAGTGGAAGAAGTTTTGTTTGGACATCCAGGTATTGTGGAAGCGGCTGTAGTTGGTATTCCTGACCTTAACTTTGGGGAAGAGGTATTAGCATTTGTTGTGAAAAAAGATACGTCTTTAACTGAAGAGGAGCTACATGAATATTGTGCTGAAAAACTTGCAAAGTACAAAATACCTAAGAAGTTTGAATTTTTAGAGGAACTTCCAAAAAATACGACAGGAAAAATATTACGTCGTTCATTAAAAGAACAAACTGTTCAATAGAATAATTAACTGCTCCTTTTATAAGGTGCAGTTTTTTTATATGATTAAGAAGGGAAATGATTTCGAGTGTCGAAATAAATGAAAGTAAGAAATTGAAAGTGGGGATATAGAGATGGCAAAAAGAAAGTTAGAAGCAAAGGATTTATTTAAACTTCATTCTATAACAAGTCCAGTACTATCACCTAGTGGGAAAGAAGCGGTATTTATACGGACACAAATGGATGAAAAGGACAATAAATATTATGCTCATTTATATCATTTAAATTTAAACACAGAAGAAATTACTCAGTGGACACATAAGAAAGAACGAGTATCCTCCCCTAAGTGGTCTAGGGACGGAAAGTATATTGCTTTCTTATCTAATCGCGAAGAAAAGAATCAAATTTATATTCTACCTTCTGCTGGAGGAGAAGCGAAGCAACTTACAACTATGGAAAAAGGAATTTCTAGCTATCTATGGTCACCATGTGGAAAGAAAATTTGGTTTACAGCCCCTTTAAAAGAAGGGAAATCATGGACAGATGAACCAGAAAAGGATGAAAAAAAGCTACCAGAGGCGTATGTAGTAGATAAAATGAAATACCATGCAGATGGTGCTGGACTATTGCCAGTAGATGTTTACAAACAAATTGGCTCGATCGACATAGAGACTGCTGAAATTACTCCATTCACGGAAGGCAACTATCAATATAATTTGCAGGCGGTTTCTCATGATGGGAAGAAGCTTGTTATAGGTGTGAACCGTGAGGAAAATCAAGATTTTTCATTTACCCAACCAATGTATCTTGTCGATATTGATACGAAGGAAGAAACAGAAATAATAAATGAGGATGGTTATTTTGGAGGTGCCGCATTTTCAAAGGATGATCAGTATCTCGCATTTGTTGGGATGCCTCGTACTTACCAAAATGCAACCCATGCAGAAGTATATGTATATGAAGTAAATTCTGGCATACGACAAATAATAACTGAAGGCTTTGATGCACCAGTTGGCGACTATGCGGCTGCAGACTTTCAACAAGGGGCAAGTGCACCTGATGTAGTATGGACAGATGACAATCACTTGTACTTCCAAGTGTCGACAATGGGAGATATACGTCTTTATTTTGCATCATTAGAAGGTGAATTGTATCCTGCAACAGGAGAAGATGAGCATGTGTATGGGTATGATGTGGATTCAACAGGGACGTTTGCGCTAGTTACAGTTAGCAACCCAATATTTCCCGGGGAATTATTTAGGCAGAATTTGGCGACTGGTGAAAGAAAAGTACTTACTCAATTTAACAAGGATTATCTAAATGATGTGGAACTTGTCGAACCAGAGGCTATTGTCTTTAAGGGAGCAAAAGATTGGGATGTGCATGGATGGTTGATGAAACCGGTAGGATATGAAGAAGGCAATAAGTATCCACTTATTGTAGAAATACATGGTGGACCTCATGCGATGTATGGCAACACATTCTTTCACGAGCTGCAGTTGTTAGCAGCAGAAGGATATGGAGTGTTATATGTAAATCCTCGCGGAAGTCATAGTTATAGTCAAAACTTCGTAGACGCAGTTCGTGGTGACTATGGTGGAGGAGACTATGAGGATATCATGGCGGGACTTGATTATGTATTAAAGGAAAATGACTGGATAGATGATTCACGACTTGGCGTTACTGGAGGAAGCTATGGTGGATTTATGACGAATTGGATAGTAGGACATACGAATCGCTTTAAAGCTGCTGTTACTCAACGTTCCATTTCGAACTGGGTAAGCTTTTTTGGGGTATCAGATATCGGTTATTACTTTACTCCATGGCAAATTGGTGCTGATATGACAGATATCGATAAGCTATGGGATGCATCTCCATTGAAATATGCTGCTAACGTGGAAACTCCATTACTTATATTGCACAGTGAGAATGACTACCGTTGTCCTATTGAACAAGGGCAGCAATTGTATATAACACTAAAGGCAATGGGAAAAGAAACAAGCTTTGTCCGCTTCCCAAAAGCGGATCATAATCTATCCAGAGTTGGCTTGCCTAATTTAAGATTGACTCGATTGGAACAAATTACAGGATGGTTCAATAAATATATATAAGAATAGATAAAAGCCCTTCATTTCCTGTGTAGAAATGAAGGGCTTTTTGATAATCGGATACTAACTACTCAGAATCGGATAATGAACACTAATAATCGGATAATAACTACTGTAAATCGGATAATAATCACATAGATATGGATAAAAACCACTCAGAGTCGGATAATCCATATTTATACCCTGACTGAAATTTGACCATTATAGATAGAAACGATTAATTAAATTATCATTCAAGTTATCTCTTATCAAATCCATTTTTAAAATACATAAACACCAATCCTATAATCCATATAGGCCCTACGATTAATGCGATACGTGTATCTGGGAAGTATGCCATCAGTCCGAGCACTAACACTAAAAATGCAAGCGCTATATAAGAACCAAAAGGAAAGAATATTGCTTTATACGTTAATCTTGAAACCTCTCCTTTAGAAAGGGTTTTACGGAATTTTAATTGGGACAACAAAATAATTCCCCATGTCCAAACAGCTCCGAATGTTGAAATACTTGTGACCCAAATAAACACTTTCTCAGGCACAAGATAGTTCAGTATGACACCTACTAATAGTAAGGTTGCGGAGAATACGATTGCCTTAGAAGGAACACCAGTCCTACTAATCTTTTTAAATGAAGCTGATGCTTGCTTTTGTTCTGCTAAGTTAAACAACATGCGTCCTGTACTAAAGATTCCGCTATTACAACTAGAAAGTGCGGCAGTTAATACAACGAAATTTATAATGCCTGCTGCCGGTCCAATGCCGATTTGTTCAAACATTAACACAAATGGACTTCCATTACTGCCTATTTCATCCCATGGATAAATGGACATAATGACAAATAAAGCACCTACATAGAACAATAAAATACGCCAAAAAACCGTATCAATTGCTCGAGGAATGACTGTTTTCGGATTTTTTGCTTCTCCAGCAGTAACCCCAATCATCTCCACACCTAAGTATGCAAACATGACCATTTGTAGAGACATAAAGATACCAGTGATTCCATTTGGTGCAAATCCACCATGCGACCATAAGTTACTAATACCAACAGCAACTCCACCATTACCAATTCCAAAAATAATCACACCTAGTCCCACAAAAATCATAGCAAGGATTGCCACAATTTTTATAAGGGCGAACCAAAACTCAAATTCACCATAAGCTTTTACAGTGATTAAATTTACCATCGTCATGATAACGAGTGCTGCTAATGCCCAAATCCAGCTTGGTGTGTCCGGATACCACATTTGCATATAAACCCCAACAGCAGTAATCTCTGCCATACATGTTACAACCCATAAAAACCAATAATTCCATCCGGTAATATAACCGGCAAGCGGTCCTAAATAATCCTTTGCATACCTACTAAAAGAGCCTGCAACCGGATTATGCACTGCCATCTCACCGAGGGCACGCATAATTATTAAGATAGCGATTCCACCAACTATGTATGAAATAAGAATTGCTGGTCCTGCCAATTTGATAGCAGTAGCCGAACCTAAAAATAATCCTACTCCAATTGCTGCACCTAACGACATTAAGGTGATATGACGTTGTTCTAATCCACGTTGTAATTTCTGATTGTCACCCAATGGTATGTCACTCCTTTGAATAGATTACTTATGTTATATAACACTAACCATAATAAAGCATTGAGAGAGAACAGTCTATATTATTTGAAATGTGGTAAAATTATGTATATGTATTGGATGAGGTGATGAAATTGAAACAGGTGACTATTCGACCTATAGTTGAGAATGAATTATCTAAATTATGGGAACTATGTGCGAAAGAAGAGGCGCCAGAATGGAAAAAGTGGGATGCTCCTTACTTTCCATATGAACCGAAAACTTTTGAACAGTTTTTAGAGAAAAAACATCATTATATAAATCAGGAAGACTTTTGGGGAATCTATGTAGATGATTTACTAGTAGGATCTTTATGCTACTATTGGGAGCATGAAGAATCTCTTTGGCTTGAAATGGGAATTGTTATCTATGACCCTATCTACTGGAATGGTGGTATCGGTACAGAAGCTTTGCGACTGTGGACCACCCATTTATTTCGTGAATTACCCCTCGTGCGCGTGGGCTATACGACTTGGTCGGGCAACGAGCGGATGATTAAAGTTGGAGAGAAGCTAGGAATGACAATGGAAGCACGTCTTCGTAAATGCCGTTTTTATAATGGAGTTTACTATGATTCTATTAGAATGGGAATATTAAGAGATGAATGGGAAAAAGAGTATGACAGCTTTGCTTGAAATTAAAAATATAACTAAAAATTATTGGGACATGAAAGAGGCAAAGTGCCGCCTTCATTTATTTGAGAATATTACCGTAGTTCTTCAAAAGGCGGAGCGTATTGCTTTACTAGGTAAATCAGGAGAAGGGAAAAGTACACTACTACGGACACTTGCTTTATTTGAAACACTTGATAAAGGTGAAATTTATTTTAAAGGTGATTCAGCAAAAGAACTGGATACACGACAATGGCGTATGAATATAGCATATGTTGCTCAGCAATCAATCATGCTCCTAGGAACAATCGAGGATAATTTGAAAACTGTTAGCAAGTTGCATAATATTCCATTTGATGAAGGGCTAGCAAAAAAATACATGAAGGATATAGGACTTGAGCATTTAATGTGGAACAAAAAAGCAAAGGATTTATCTGGTGGAGAGAAACAAAGGGTAGCCTTGGTGAGAACATTATTATTAAATCCACCTGTCCTTCTATTGGATGAAATCACTGCCTCACTTGATCAGCAAAGTAAAGAATACGTAGAGCTGCTTTTGGAACACATACATAAAGAAAAAGGAACATCATTTATTTGGATAACGCATGATCTTGAACAAGCTAAGAAAATCAGTGACCGAGTTTGGTATATGGAGAATGGTAGATTGGCAATTGACTCTCGTACAGAAGACTTTTTTGAAAGTCATCATACTCAAGTAATTCCTGATCAGGTGATGTTATGAGTTTTGTTGCACTCAGCTTCACGTTATTATTCGTTGTTATTACCATGCTCCTATCCGTTTGGCAAAAGCTCGATCTTGAAAAAGATATTGCAGTTGGTACTATTCGCGCGGCTATTCAGCTTCTAGCAGTAGGCTATGTACTGCAATTTGTGTTTCAATCAGAAAATATCCTCATTATTGTATTAATTATTTGCATCATGATTATAGTTGCAGCTAGTAATGCTGCCAAACGTGCTAAAGGTATGACAGGGGTCTTTTGGAGAATTATTATTTCCATAGCAACGATGGAAGTTTTAATGATGGGACTATTACTTGGATTGCAAATAATTGAAGCAACCCCTCAGTACATTATTCCTCTTAGTGGAATGACAATTGGAAATGCTATGGTTGCGTGTGGATTATTTTTAACGCAATTAAAACGAGAAACAGAAAGCTCCAAAGGTGAAATTGAAACTCTTCTCTCCTTAGGTGCCACAAGTCGACAGGCTGTACAGGAAGTACTAAAACGTTCCGTGAAATTTAGTATGATTCCTACAATTGATGCGATGAAAACTGTAGGGCTTGTGCAGCTACCTGGAATGATGACAGGAATGATTATAGCAGGTGCAGACCCAGTGGAGGCTGTACGATATCAGATATTGATAGTCTTTGTTTTTACAAGCTCCTCTGCAATTACGAGTATGATGTTAAGTATGCTTTGTTATAAACATTTATTTACAAAGGATTTGCAATTGAAGGATTGGAGAGAATAAAGTGAAGCCGATAGTAATCATTGAACAAGCTCCTACTCGAGTAACAGTTAAATATGATCCGACGCCTTTCCATCTACCGAAAAGCATCCAAGAGCGACATCAGTTATTTTGGGAACAGCTAAAAAAGAATAACAAACAGTTTCGGAATGGAGAAGTATTCACTATTACTGATATAAATAAAACTAGTGATGAACTTCAAATAAAAGTTGTAAAAACAGACTACAAACATTTTTTATATACACTTCATCACGCAGATTGTACATACCCTTGTAGAGTCATTTTTACATGTATGGCGGTTATTACGAATGATCATCACATTGCTTTTGGGCGAATGAATCAACATACATCGACTCCGGGAAGATTACAATTTACAGGTGGAGGACTGGACGAGACTGACTTAGATGGCTTTGTATTTAATTTGGAGAGAAGTATAGCAAAAGAGTTAGAAGAAGAAATGGGATTAAGTGTTGATTCTCCATTTTCCAAATCATTCAAACCTAAGTTTATTAAGAATAAGGGGACATATGATTTTTGGGCTATTATGTTCGAGTTGAAAGTGGATTATTCTATGAAGGAGCTTCAAGCCTTATTTCAACATCACAATGAAAGTCTTCTAGAAAAAGGCGAGCAACCAGAGTTTGATGAGTTTCTATTTATCAAATTAAATAAAGAGAGCGTGCAGTCCTTTATTCAGAACGATCCATCTTTAAAGGAAGATTATTTAGGGCCTATTTTGTTAAAGTACATCGAAGATTAGATTATCAGGAGAACCCGCAAAAACCCCAGAGAGATTAATTTCTCACTGGGGTTTTTTGTGGGATTTTTAGCAGCCATTTGACCGCTTCCAACAAATTTTGTGCAATATGATCTGGTTCTACATCTTTCCAGATCTCTCGATGTTGATGTAAGGAGCTTTTTCCCCAACCAGTTAGGACTAATATTTTCAACGCACCAACAGCATGAGCAGCTAGCATATCTGTTGATCCAACATCCCCGATTACGACACAATTTTTTAGCTCTAAATTATGTTTCCTAGCGGCTTCTATTAACATACCAGGTTTAGGTTTATGACACATACAAGCATTTTCTTCACTATGTGGACAAATAAATGCATCATGGAAGCCGAATGAAAGAAACTCCTCTTGAAACTCTGTGATTGATGCTTCTTTTCTGCTAATTCTATGTTGATTTGTGAATGCAAACATTCGAGTGCCATGCTCTTTTAGTAATTTAAATGCATCTGTACTGAATTCATAAGGCATAAAATTCTTAGGATGAATAAAATGACCTGTGCCACCAATTGTTCCATCTCTATCAATGAATATTGCTTCTATGTTTTTTATTTGATCCATTGTTCGATAATGGTTACTTTTTTATTAGTTGCATCTAATTTTATATTTCTTCCAATGGGCATCGTGAGCATGGGATGAGTATGGCAACAATCAAATTCAGTAAGAATAGGGATGGACGGTTGTCCAATTGTTTCTAGTAAGATATCAGATGGTGTTCTTCCCGTTCCTTGATTATCAAACAGCTCGTGTTTTCCTAAAATGATTCCACCTACACGATCAAATACACCGTTCAGTTTTAACAGGTTAAAATTCTTTTCCACAACGGAAGCTGTTTTCATCGTGTCTTCTATTAAGAGAATATCTCCTTCTTTAATCTTAGGCATATAGGGGCTTCCCCAAAAACCATACATAGCATTTAAATTACCACCAATTAATCTTCCTTGGGCAGAACCTCCATTTAAGCAAACCCACTCATTGCTTCTGTTTTCTTTTTCTTCTGTTTTCTCCTCCCAATTAAGTGGCTCATCTGTCCAATAAGGAGGAGTTGGAATAGTAAATGGAGTTTGCTGTTGTTCGATTAATATTTCATTGAAATAATCGAATGTATAGTGCACAAAAGGCTCAAATTCTCCAAAAGAAGGGACCAAAGCTGGACCGTAAAAAGTTGGAATCCCAGTTTGTGCATAAATTCCTAACAAAATAGCAGTTGCATCGGAATAGCCAATCATTATTTTAGGATCCTTCTTAAATGCTTTATAGTCGATATAAGGCAAAATTGCATTCGAATTAGTTCCACCAATTGTTGACATAATACATTTGACGTCTGGGTCACGAATGAGTTCATTCAATTCATTTGCCCGTTCCAGTATACTTCCAGAACGATAATAATCACGCTTGCCAGTTAGATTTCCTTCAACTATCTGTAACCCTTTGGATTCTAAAAAAGACTTTGCTCTTTTATATCTCTTAGGGGATGAATAAGTGATAGGAGAAGACGGTGAATATATCCCAATCTTATCTCCTTGCTTTAGTCGATTTAATAGTGTCATAAAATATATTCTCCTCGATTAATTTATGTAATAGTTTAGAAAAATGCAAAGAGGTAAGTATTTACAATTATAGCTTAATTAAGATAAAGTGAAAATATAATATTCTGAAAGATTTTATT encodes:
- a CDS encoding fatty acid--CoA ligase family protein, with the protein product MSLVSRVQQIATQHPEKIAYHFMGSDTTYAEFEHSIERFATALRSLGIEKGDHVGFLLGNSPHFLISLYATMRLGATAVPINPIYTPDEISYIVKNSDAKAIIALDALLPLVERAAGIFTSVENYVICETQADTVEKLATLPDSLKAKVKSFSFLIKSTTPDVIPVEVSEEDTAVILYTSGTTGHPKGAMLTYKNIYSNARDVAEYLSINTDDRVITTLPVFHVFALTVVVNAPLLVGATLLLVPKFSPQDVFKIGKEHKATIFAGVPTMFNFLYQYPEGDVEDFSTIRLAISGGSSLPVALLHNFEEKFNVRISEGYGLSEASPVTCFNPIDRERKPGSIGTNIVNVENKVVNELGEEVPVGEVGELIVKGPNVMKGYYKMPEETENAIRNGWLYTGDLARQDEEGYFYIVDRKKDMIIVGGYNVYPREVEEVLFGHPGIVEAAVVGIPDLNFGEEVLAFVVKKDTSLTEEELHEYCAEKLAKYKIPKKFEFLEELPKNTTGKILRRSLKEQTVQ
- a CDS encoding S9 family peptidase, which translates into the protein MAKRKLEAKDLFKLHSITSPVLSPSGKEAVFIRTQMDEKDNKYYAHLYHLNLNTEEITQWTHKKERVSSPKWSRDGKYIAFLSNREEKNQIYILPSAGGEAKQLTTMEKGISSYLWSPCGKKIWFTAPLKEGKSWTDEPEKDEKKLPEAYVVDKMKYHADGAGLLPVDVYKQIGSIDIETAEITPFTEGNYQYNLQAVSHDGKKLVIGVNREENQDFSFTQPMYLVDIDTKEETEIINEDGYFGGAAFSKDDQYLAFVGMPRTYQNATHAEVYVYEVNSGIRQIITEGFDAPVGDYAAADFQQGASAPDVVWTDDNHLYFQVSTMGDIRLYFASLEGELYPATGEDEHVYGYDVDSTGTFALVTVSNPIFPGELFRQNLATGERKVLTQFNKDYLNDVELVEPEAIVFKGAKDWDVHGWLMKPVGYEEGNKYPLIVEIHGGPHAMYGNTFFHELQLLAAEGYGVLYVNPRGSHSYSQNFVDAVRGDYGGGDYEDIMAGLDYVLKENDWIDDSRLGVTGGSYGGFMTNWIVGHTNRFKAAVTQRSISNWVSFFGVSDIGYYFTPWQIGADMTDIDKLWDASPLKYAANVETPLLILHSENDYRCPIEQGQQLYITLKAMGKETSFVRFPKADHNLSRVGLPNLRLTRLEQITGWFNKYI
- a CDS encoding amino acid permease; the encoded protein is MGDNQKLQRGLEQRHITLMSLGAAIGVGLFLGSATAIKLAGPAILISYIVGGIAILIIMRALGEMAVHNPVAGSFSRYAKDYLGPLAGYITGWNYWFLWVVTCMAEITAVGVYMQMWYPDTPSWIWALAALVIMTMVNLITVKAYGEFEFWFALIKIVAILAMIFVGLGVIIFGIGNGGVAVGISNLWSHGGFAPNGITGIFMSLQMVMFAYLGVEMIGVTAGEAKNPKTVIPRAIDTVFWRILLFYVGALFVIMSIYPWDEIGSNGSPFVLMFEQIGIGPAAGIINFVVLTAALSSCNSGIFSTGRMLFNLAEQKQASASFKKISRTGVPSKAIVFSATLLLVGVILNYLVPEKVFIWVTSISTFGAVWTWGIILLSQLKFRKTLSKGEVSRLTYKAIFFPFGSYIALAFLVLVLGLMAYFPDTRIALIVGPIWIIGLVFMYFKNGFDKR
- a CDS encoding GNAT family N-acetyltransferase; amino-acid sequence: MKLKQVTIRPIVENELSKLWELCAKEEAPEWKKWDAPYFPYEPKTFEQFLEKKHHYINQEDFWGIYVDDLLVGSLCYYWEHEESLWLEMGIVIYDPIYWNGGIGTEALRLWTTHLFRELPLVRVGYTTWSGNERMIKVGEKLGMTMEARLRKCRFYNGVYYDSIRMGILRDEWEKEYDSFA
- a CDS encoding ABC transporter ATP-binding protein; the protein is MTALLEIKNITKNYWDMKEAKCRLHLFENITVVLQKAERIALLGKSGEGKSTLLRTLALFETLDKGEIYFKGDSAKELDTRQWRMNIAYVAQQSIMLLGTIEDNLKTVSKLHNIPFDEGLAKKYMKDIGLEHLMWNKKAKDLSGGEKQRVALVRTLLLNPPVLLLDEITASLDQQSKEYVELLLEHIHKEKGTSFIWITHDLEQAKKISDRVWYMENGRLAIDSRTEDFFESHHTQVIPDQVML
- a CDS encoding ABC transporter permease: MSFVALSFTLLFVVITMLLSVWQKLDLEKDIAVGTIRAAIQLLAVGYVLQFVFQSENILIIVLIICIMIIVAASNAAKRAKGMTGVFWRIIISIATMEVLMMGLLLGLQIIEATPQYIIPLSGMTIGNAMVACGLFLTQLKRETESSKGEIETLLSLGATSRQAVQEVLKRSVKFSMIPTIDAMKTVGLVQLPGMMTGMIIAGADPVEAVRYQILIVFVFTSSSAITSMMLSMLCYKHLFTKDLQLKDWRE
- a CDS encoding NUDIX hydrolase, with amino-acid sequence MKPIVIIEQAPTRVTVKYDPTPFHLPKSIQERHQLFWEQLKKNNKQFRNGEVFTITDINKTSDELQIKVVKTDYKHFLYTLHHADCTYPCRVIFTCMAVITNDHHIAFGRMNQHTSTPGRLQFTGGGLDETDLDGFVFNLERSIAKELEEEMGLSVDSPFSKSFKPKFIKNKGTYDFWAIMFELKVDYSMKELQALFQHHNESLLEKGEQPEFDEFLFIKLNKESVQSFIQNDPSLKEDYLGPILLKYIED
- a CDS encoding HAD-IIIA family hydrolase, yielding MDQIKNIEAIFIDRDGTIGGTGHFIHPKNFMPYEFSTDAFKLLKEHGTRMFAFTNQHRISRKEASITEFQEEFLSFGFHDAFICPHSEENACMCHKPKPGMLIEAARKHNLELKNCVVIGDVGSTDMLAAHAVGALKILVLTGWGKSSLHQHREIWKDVEPDHIAQNLLEAVKWLLKIPQKTPVRN
- a CDS encoding S66 family peptidase produces the protein MTLLNRLKQGDKIGIYSPSSPITYSSPKRYKRAKSFLESKGLQIVEGNLTGKRDYYRSGSILERANELNELIRDPDVKCIMSTIGGTNSNAILPYIDYKAFKKDPKIMIGYSDATAILLGIYAQTGIPTFYGPALVPSFGEFEPFVHYTFDYFNEILIEQQQTPFTIPTPPYWTDEPLNWEEKTEEKENRSNEWVCLNGGSAQGRLIGGNLNAMYGFWGSPYMPKIKEGDILLIEDTMKTASVVEKNFNLLKLNGVFDRVGGIILGKHELFDNQGTGRTPSDILLETIGQPSIPILTEFDCCHTHPMLTMPIGRNIKLDATNKKVTIIEQWIK